A genomic window from Luteolibacter sp. LG18 includes:
- a CDS encoding HAD family phosphatase, with protein sequence MKAVLFDFDGVLVDTEWAIYDAWHRTFRAHGHPLPLELYTRCIGSDFDTWSPKTHLEELTGSSFDWHELDLKRQEEIVRDLAGEGPMPGAVALLESLIAKGIPRAVVSSSSHHWVDGWLDRLGMMPLFDTVVCRGDAPRIKPAPDLFLEGARRLGFEPAECLVIEDSLNGVKAARAAGCPVWAVPNRVTACLDFSLANAVLPSLAEVGQAMNQ encoded by the coding sequence ATGAAAGCGGTCCTCTTCGACTTCGACGGCGTGCTGGTCGATACCGAGTGGGCGATCTACGACGCCTGGCACCGCACTTTCCGCGCCCACGGCCACCCGCTGCCGCTGGAACTCTACACCCGCTGCATCGGTTCGGACTTCGACACCTGGTCGCCGAAAACGCACCTCGAGGAACTCACCGGCAGCTCGTTCGATTGGCACGAGCTCGACCTGAAGCGGCAGGAGGAAATCGTCCGCGATCTCGCGGGCGAAGGCCCGATGCCCGGCGCGGTGGCGCTGCTGGAATCCCTGATCGCGAAGGGCATCCCGCGGGCGGTGGTGTCCAGCTCGTCCCACCACTGGGTCGATGGCTGGCTCGACCGGCTGGGGATGATGCCCCTGTTCGACACCGTGGTTTGTCGCGGGGATGCACCGCGAATCAAGCCCGCCCCGGACCTGTTCCTGGAAGGCGCGCGGCGTCTCGGGTTCGAACCCGCCGAGTGCCTGGTGATCGAGGATTCCCTCAACGGCGTGAAAGCCGCCCGCGCCGCCGGTTGCCCGGTCTGGGCCGTCCCGAACCGCGTGACCGCCTGCCTGGATTTCTCGCTCGCGAATGCCGTGCTGCCGAGCCTGGCGGAGGTGGGGCAGGCGATGAATCAGTAG
- a CDS encoding glycosyltransferase family 9 protein, producing MSDAGQGMLVTAPERWDEACFAVPALRALAASGLPVSVLCPAAQETFWQTLPGLSVLPYPAKASANTVASSLSGKFAAALIWEPGVAADACAKAGIPRRTGPGGDKALSKRLTDPLPLPTPGPIEHRVRHYLAPIEAMGIETRVAAYFEPIDQLAPPAPGTALLVPDSDFGRSHEWPLDRWETVARALLETGTRLTLAGIPGGGGLAAKLAKTLGDSVRTTDLFPSGEVLPLLAAHERVIAADGSLPHLAAHAGATCIVLFGPNEPAWKRPLGKRHTVLRRHVECSPCFAPKCALDLRCQHELEMEKVLAAVK from the coding sequence ATGAGTGACGCGGGACAGGGCATGCTGGTGACGGCGCCGGAGCGGTGGGACGAGGCCTGTTTCGCCGTACCCGCGCTGCGGGCGCTGGCGGCCTCCGGCTTGCCCGTGAGCGTGCTGTGCCCCGCGGCCCAGGAGACCTTCTGGCAGACGCTTCCCGGGCTCTCGGTGCTTCCGTATCCGGCGAAGGCCTCGGCAAACACGGTCGCCAGCTCGCTTTCCGGCAAGTTCGCCGCCGCCCTCATCTGGGAACCCGGCGTGGCCGCGGACGCCTGCGCGAAGGCGGGCATCCCACGCCGCACCGGCCCGGGCGGAGACAAGGCCCTCTCCAAACGCCTCACCGATCCGCTGCCGCTCCCCACCCCGGGCCCGATCGAGCACCGCGTCCGCCATTACCTCGCCCCAATCGAGGCGATGGGGATCGAGACACGGGTGGCAGCGTATTTCGAACCAATCGATCAACTGGCCCCGCCTGCCCCGGGTACCGCGCTGCTGGTGCCGGATTCCGATTTCGGCCGTAGCCACGAATGGCCGTTGGACCGCTGGGAAACGGTGGCCCGGGCGCTCCTCGAGACTGGCACCCGCCTGACCCTCGCCGGGATTCCGGGCGGCGGCGGCCTGGCCGCGAAACTGGCGAAGACGCTCGGCGACAGTGTCCGGACAACCGACCTCTTTCCCTCCGGCGAGGTGCTGCCGCTGCTGGCCGCGCACGAGCGCGTGATCGCCGCGGACGGCTCCCTGCCCCACCTTGCGGCCCATGCCGGAGCGACCTGCATCGTCCTCTTCGGCCCGAACGAGCCGGCGTGGAAACGTCCGCTCGGCAAACGCCACACGGTGCTGCGACGTCATGTCGAGTGCTCACCGTGCTTCGCCCCGAAGTGCGCCCTGGACCTGCGCTGCCAGCACGAGCTGGAGATGGAGAAAGTGCTGGCCGCGGTGAAGTAG
- a CDS encoding transposase yields MEDPPEPRFFHPERPIERHRRNLPHWSQESVVVFVTFRLADSIPKERLAEWDEERRRWLVARGKITRPDLQETLAELTPEERVEYLRQFGRRFHAMLDECHGTCALRLPACGRMMEEVLLHFDGVRYLLGEYVVMPNHVHVLMAPLAGYGVNGIVRSWKAHSAVRINRLMGTKGQVWQRESFDHLVRDGASLRGFERYVIENPGKAALRNGEFWQGRGSMPVV; encoded by the coding sequence ATGGAAGACCCGCCGGAACCACGTTTCTTCCATCCCGAGCGGCCGATTGAACGTCATCGTCGGAATCTGCCGCATTGGAGCCAGGAATCGGTGGTCGTGTTCGTGACGTTCCGGTTGGCGGATTCGATTCCGAAGGAACGTCTGGCGGAATGGGATGAGGAGCGACGGCGGTGGTTGGTGGCCCGGGGCAAGATCACCCGGCCGGATTTACAGGAGACTTTGGCGGAGCTGACTCCGGAAGAGCGGGTCGAGTATCTGCGGCAATTCGGGCGGAGATTCCACGCGATGTTGGATGAATGCCATGGCACCTGTGCCCTCCGCCTTCCCGCATGCGGCCGAATGATGGAGGAGGTTCTGCTCCATTTCGATGGGGTGCGGTATCTGTTGGGAGAATATGTGGTCATGCCCAACCACGTGCACGTGCTGATGGCTCCGTTGGCCGGGTATGGGGTGAACGGGATTGTCCGTTCATGGAAGGCGCATTCCGCGGTTCGCATCAACCGGTTGATGGGGACGAAGGGGCAGGTTTGGCAGCGGGAGAGCTTTGATCATTTGGTGAGAGACGGCGCGTCGTTGAGGGGGTTCGAGCGATATGTCATCGAGAATCCAGGAAAGGCGGCCCTGAGAAACGGGGAGTTTTGGCAGGGTAGGGGGTCGATGCCGGTCGTGTAG
- the ispG gene encoding (E)-4-hydroxy-3-methylbut-2-enyl-diphosphate synthase, whose translation MNVPSRYCPSLLSYSRRPTREVLVGRVGIGGTNPIRVQSMITSDTRDTPACVKQVLDLDAAGCEIVRITAQTKVYAANLENIVREVRAAGCQVPIVADIHFKPDAALEAAKWVEKVRVNPGNYADKKKFEVREYTDAEYEEELERIREEFVPLVKLCKDLGRAMRIGTNHGSLSDRIMNRFGDTPHGMVESALEFARLAREENYHNFVFSMKASNPKVMIEAYRLLVARLDLEGADWNYPIHLGVTEAGDGEDGRIKSAIGIGSLLSDGIGDTIRVSLTEDAVYEIPVAQALAEPFNAGIPTRGDVTTEYVPSYDPFSYERRKTDVLTVEGHELGGDRTVRVFTTQENWNALAHKIHKLGDFKPEIVVEKSGVLEIDPRDEAAVAALNHSPVAQLVTVKDGLDLEPIHAFRQLAFVIDARHPILLKDTLTPPQGDTDFLQALLPAARVIGSLLCDGIGDAILVRGETAPGQSLRLAYNILQAAGTRIFKTDYVACPSCGRTLFNLQSTTQKIRAATGHLKGVRIAVMGCIVNGPGEMADADFGYVGGAPGKINLYVGKTPVKFNIPEAEAVERLIDLIQEHGKWIDAPAGEPVEV comes from the coding sequence ATGAACGTGCCGTCGCGCTACTGCCCCTCCCTTTTGAGCTATTCCCGCCGCCCGACCCGCGAGGTCCTGGTGGGCCGCGTCGGCATCGGCGGAACCAACCCCATCCGGGTGCAATCGATGATCACCTCGGACACCCGCGACACCCCGGCCTGCGTGAAGCAGGTGCTGGATCTGGACGCCGCCGGTTGTGAAATCGTCCGCATCACCGCCCAGACCAAGGTCTACGCCGCGAACCTGGAGAACATCGTCCGCGAGGTCCGCGCCGCCGGTTGCCAGGTGCCGATCGTGGCGGACATCCATTTCAAGCCGGACGCCGCCCTTGAGGCCGCCAAGTGGGTCGAAAAGGTCCGCGTGAACCCCGGCAACTACGCGGACAAGAAGAAGTTCGAGGTCCGCGAATACACCGATGCCGAATACGAGGAGGAGCTCGAGCGCATCCGCGAGGAATTCGTGCCGCTGGTGAAGCTGTGCAAGGACCTCGGCCGTGCCATGCGCATCGGCACCAACCACGGCTCGCTGTCCGACCGCATCATGAACCGTTTCGGCGACACGCCGCACGGGATGGTGGAGAGCGCCCTGGAGTTCGCCCGCCTCGCCCGCGAGGAGAACTACCACAACTTCGTGTTCTCGATGAAGGCCTCCAACCCGAAGGTCATGATCGAGGCCTACCGCCTGCTGGTCGCCCGCCTCGATCTGGAAGGCGCGGATTGGAACTACCCGATCCACCTCGGCGTGACCGAGGCCGGTGATGGCGAGGACGGCCGCATCAAGTCCGCCATCGGCATCGGCTCGCTGCTGTCCGATGGCATCGGCGACACCATCCGCGTCTCGCTCACCGAGGATGCCGTTTATGAAATCCCGGTCGCCCAGGCGCTGGCGGAGCCGTTCAATGCAGGCATCCCCACGCGTGGGGATGTGACCACCGAGTACGTCCCGTCCTACGATCCCTTCTCCTACGAGCGTCGGAAGACCGACGTCCTCACCGTGGAAGGCCACGAGCTGGGTGGCGACCGCACCGTGCGCGTCTTCACCACCCAGGAGAACTGGAACGCGCTGGCCCACAAGATCCACAAGCTCGGCGACTTCAAACCCGAGATCGTGGTCGAGAAATCCGGCGTGTTGGAGATCGACCCGCGCGACGAGGCCGCCGTGGCGGCGCTGAACCACTCGCCGGTGGCGCAGCTCGTCACCGTGAAGGATGGCCTCGACCTCGAACCGATCCACGCCTTCCGTCAGCTCGCCTTCGTGATCGATGCCCGCCATCCGATCCTGCTGAAGGACACGCTCACCCCGCCGCAGGGCGACACCGATTTCCTCCAGGCGCTGTTGCCCGCGGCCCGCGTGATCGGCTCGCTGCTGTGCGATGGCATCGGCGATGCGATCCTGGTCCGCGGCGAGACCGCCCCCGGCCAATCGCTGCGCCTCGCCTACAACATCCTCCAGGCCGCCGGGACCCGCATTTTCAAGACCGACTACGTGGCCTGCCCGAGCTGCGGTCGCACGCTCTTCAACCTGCAATCCACCACCCAGAAGATCCGCGCCGCCACCGGCCATCTCAAGGGTGTGCGCATCGCGGTGATGGGCTGCATCGTCAATGGCCCGGGGGAAATGGCGGATGCCGACTTCGGCTACGTCGGCGGCGCGCCCGGCAAGATCAACCTCTACGTCGGCAAGACGCCGGTGAAGTTCAACATCCCCGAGGCCGAGGCCGTCGAGCGCCTGATCGACCTGATCCAGGAGCACGGCAAGTGGATCGACGCCCCCGCCGGGGAGCCCGTGGAAGTCTGA
- a CDS encoding DUF1287 domain-containing protein gives MPRRPQRNNGFFDTIEYVGPRPQKPKKKRRFFGGWVIILIAVGIPFLFFRKLVPTLKAEQEGTSVENVERSIAKLAPSAAFGDRLAAATLAQARTPGVYDDTYRQIAYPGGDIPADRGKAEDVVVRAYRGVDIDLQQLVHEDMEKNFREYEQLYKTKGPDANIDHRRAPNLKRFFERHGESLTTSRNVAEYKAGDVVILTRPGSSVRGGDAHSQVEMHIAMVVPGPGDSASEPWLVHNLDSGVKWEDALLSYQIIGHYRYGK, from the coding sequence ATGCCACGCCGACCCCAGCGCAACAACGGTTTCTTCGATACCATCGAGTATGTGGGCCCGCGTCCCCAGAAGCCGAAGAAAAAGCGCCGGTTTTTCGGTGGCTGGGTCATCATCCTGATCGCCGTCGGCATCCCGTTCCTGTTTTTCCGGAAGCTGGTCCCGACCCTGAAGGCCGAGCAGGAGGGCACGTCCGTCGAGAACGTCGAGCGCAGCATCGCGAAACTCGCGCCGTCCGCCGCCTTCGGCGACCGCCTCGCCGCCGCCACGCTGGCCCAGGCCCGCACCCCGGGTGTCTATGACGACACCTACCGCCAGATCGCCTATCCCGGCGGGGACATCCCGGCGGACCGCGGCAAGGCCGAGGACGTCGTCGTCCGTGCCTACCGCGGCGTGGACATCGACCTCCAGCAGCTCGTCCACGAGGACATGGAGAAGAATTTCCGCGAGTACGAGCAGCTCTACAAGACCAAGGGCCCGGACGCGAACATCGACCACCGCCGCGCCCCGAACCTGAAGCGCTTCTTCGAGCGCCACGGCGAATCCCTCACCACCTCCCGGAACGTCGCCGAGTACAAGGCCGGTGACGTCGTCATCCTCACCCGCCCCGGCAGCAGCGTCCGCGGCGGCGATGCCCACAGCCAGGTGGAGATGCACATCGCCATGGTCGTCCCCGGCCCCGGCGACAGCGCCAGCGAGCCGTGGCTGGTCCACAACCTGGACTCCGGCGTGAAGTGGGAAGACGCCCTGCTGAGCTACCAGATCATCGGCCACTACCGTTACGGGAAGTGA
- the alaS gene encoding alanine--tRNA ligase, translated as MTSAEIRNSFLDFFREQQHTIVPSASLMPQSPGLLFTNAGMNQFVPYFLGTDKAPYDPPRAADTQKCIRAGGKHNDLEDVGYDTYHHTMFEMLGNWSFGNYFKKEAIQWAWDLVVERWGLPAHRLHASVYAPKEGDPGNFDQEAYDLWAALFASKGCDPAVQIVHGNVKDNFWMMGETGPCGPCSELHVNLTPEGDPKTGRELVNNDSDLCIEIWNLVFIQYNAEADGTFRELPAKHVDTGMGFERACSIIQNTKGFTDFSRKPSNYNTDVFRTIFAKIEELSGKTYVDIYPDLGADRTKFDEGMKDAIAFRVIADHLRTLSFSIADGILPGNNGRNYVLRRILRRAVKYGRQLGFSGNKPLFDGLVSTLVAQMGDVFPELKARESAIRETLNREEESFNLTLDRGLKRFEDGAASLAEGAVFSGDLAFELYDTFGFPVDLTALLCTERGLGLDMKRFEALMEEQQVRSRTAQKTTIVRALDISTEAVTAFNGFDADETEATVLEIHPQEDALFVITDKTPFYAEMGGQAGDTGSLAINGNEYAVSAVQQIGKARAVAVPAEAVVAVGDTVTLKLDAARRRPIEAHHSATHLLHWALHEVVSKDAAQQGSSVDENRLRFDFNSGAVTAEQLAAIEDKVNAKIAENGNVSWTEVPHASIKGRTDIMQFFGDKYGDTVRVVQIGGGANTLDGYSMELCGGTHVRKTGEIGLFKIKSEGAIAAGVRRIEAVCGKAAEAWLVEQEALLIAEAEAATAKATATLEKLKQLAIEAPVALAAAPATRELSVLKAHLEHLKEVSIEAEKAFKKAQARAAAQQADAELAELIEAGGPIVRTFEADASLVQELLNGLKKKNFGEAAFFIVDDGEKLQIATYCGDAAQARGLKAGDLLRDLAALAGGKGGGKADQARGGAPERGKIAELEAAAKAKLA; from the coding sequence ATGACCTCCGCCGAGATCCGCAACAGCTTCCTCGATTTCTTCCGCGAACAGCAGCACACCATCGTGCCTTCGGCCTCCCTGATGCCGCAGAGCCCCGGTTTGCTGTTCACCAACGCGGGGATGAACCAGTTCGTGCCCTACTTCCTCGGCACCGACAAGGCGCCCTACGATCCGCCGCGCGCCGCGGACACCCAGAAGTGCATCCGCGCCGGCGGCAAGCACAACGACCTGGAGGATGTCGGCTACGACACCTACCACCACACGATGTTCGAGATGCTGGGGAACTGGTCCTTCGGCAATTACTTCAAGAAGGAAGCGATCCAGTGGGCGTGGGATCTCGTCGTCGAGCGCTGGGGCCTGCCCGCGCACCGCCTGCACGCGTCCGTCTATGCGCCGAAGGAAGGCGATCCGGGCAACTTCGACCAGGAAGCGTATGACCTCTGGGCGGCGCTGTTCGCTTCCAAGGGTTGCGATCCGGCGGTGCAGATCGTCCACGGCAACGTGAAGGACAACTTCTGGATGATGGGCGAGACCGGCCCCTGCGGCCCGTGCTCCGAGCTGCACGTGAACCTGACTCCCGAGGGAGATCCAAAGACCGGCCGCGAGCTGGTCAACAACGACTCCGACCTCTGCATCGAGATCTGGAACCTCGTCTTCATCCAGTACAACGCGGAGGCCGACGGCACCTTCCGCGAGCTGCCCGCGAAGCACGTCGACACCGGTATGGGCTTCGAGCGCGCGTGCTCGATCATCCAGAACACCAAGGGCTTCACCGATTTCTCGCGCAAGCCGAGCAACTACAACACCGACGTCTTCCGCACGATCTTCGCGAAGATCGAGGAACTCAGCGGCAAGACCTACGTGGACATCTACCCGGACCTGGGCGCGGACCGCACCAAGTTCGACGAGGGGATGAAGGATGCGATCGCCTTCCGCGTGATCGCCGACCACCTGCGCACGCTCTCCTTCTCCATCGCCGATGGCATCCTGCCCGGCAACAACGGCCGGAACTACGTGTTGCGCCGCATCCTGCGCCGCGCGGTGAAGTACGGACGCCAGCTCGGCTTCTCCGGTAACAAGCCGTTGTTCGATGGCCTTGTCTCCACCCTCGTTGCGCAGATGGGTGACGTGTTCCCGGAACTGAAGGCCCGAGAGTCCGCGATCCGCGAGACGCTGAACCGTGAGGAAGAGAGCTTCAACCTGACGCTCGACCGTGGCCTGAAGCGTTTCGAGGACGGCGCGGCTTCCCTTGCAGAAGGTGCGGTGTTTTCCGGCGATCTCGCGTTCGAACTCTACGACACCTTCGGTTTTCCCGTGGACCTGACCGCGCTCCTCTGCACCGAGCGCGGGCTGGGCTTGGACATGAAGCGTTTCGAAGCGCTCATGGAAGAGCAGCAGGTGCGTTCCCGTACCGCGCAGAAGACCACCATTGTCCGTGCGCTCGACATTTCCACCGAGGCGGTGACGGCTTTCAACGGCTTCGACGCCGATGAAACCGAGGCCACCGTGTTGGAGATCCATCCGCAGGAAGACGCGCTCTTTGTCATCACCGACAAGACGCCGTTCTATGCCGAGATGGGTGGCCAGGCCGGGGACACCGGCTCGCTGGCCATCAATGGCAACGAGTATGCCGTTTCCGCCGTCCAGCAGATCGGCAAAGCCCGTGCCGTGGCGGTTCCCGCCGAGGCGGTCGTGGCGGTCGGTGACACCGTGACGCTCAAGCTCGACGCGGCTCGCCGCCGTCCGATCGAGGCGCACCATTCCGCGACCCACTTGCTCCACTGGGCGCTGCACGAGGTCGTGTCGAAGGACGCGGCCCAGCAGGGTTCGTCGGTGGATGAAAACCGCCTGCGTTTCGACTTCAACAGCGGCGCGGTCACGGCCGAGCAACTCGCCGCCATCGAGGACAAGGTGAACGCGAAGATCGCGGAGAACGGCAACGTGTCCTGGACCGAGGTGCCGCACGCCTCGATCAAGGGCCGTACCGACATCATGCAGTTCTTCGGCGACAAATACGGCGACACCGTGCGCGTGGTCCAGATCGGCGGGGGCGCGAACACGCTCGACGGTTACTCGATGGAACTCTGTGGCGGCACCCACGTCCGCAAGACCGGGGAGATCGGCCTGTTCAAGATCAAGAGCGAGGGCGCGATCGCCGCCGGCGTGCGCCGCATCGAAGCCGTTTGCGGCAAGGCCGCGGAAGCCTGGCTGGTCGAGCAGGAAGCCTTGCTCATCGCCGAGGCAGAAGCCGCCACCGCGAAGGCCACCGCCACCCTCGAAAAGCTCAAGCAGCTCGCCATCGAGGCTCCGGTCGCGCTTGCCGCGGCTCCGGCCACCCGCGAGCTGTCCGTGCTCAAGGCTCACCTCGAGCACCTCAAGGAAGTCTCCATCGAAGCCGAGAAGGCGTTCAAGAAGGCCCAGGCCCGTGCCGCCGCCCAGCAGGCGGATGCCGAGCTGGCGGAACTCATTGAAGCCGGTGGCCCGATCGTCCGCACCTTCGAAGCCGATGCCTCGCTGGTGCAGGAGCTGCTCAACGGGCTGAAGAAGAAGAATTTCGGCGAAGCCGCCTTCTTCATCGTCGATGACGGCGAGAAGCTCCAGATCGCGACCTACTGCGGTGACGCGGCCCAGGCCCGCGGCCTCAAGGCCGGTGACCTGCTCCGCGACCTCGCAGCCCTCGCGGGCGGCAAGGGCGGCGGCAAGGCCGACCAGGCCCGCGGCGGTGCTCCCGAGCGCGGCAAGATCGCCGAGCTTGAGGCCGCCGCGAAGGCGAAGCTGGCGTGA
- the clpS gene encoding ATP-dependent Clp protease adapter ClpS produces MATKTETRTHEAEALDVPWNVVVHDDPVNLMGYVTWVFQKVFGYDDARASKLMMEVHVAGRSIVWTGTREKAEFYVAELQAHQLTTSLEKPQ; encoded by the coding sequence ATGGCGACGAAGACCGAAACCCGGACCCACGAGGCCGAGGCGCTCGACGTGCCTTGGAACGTGGTCGTCCACGACGATCCGGTGAACCTCATGGGCTATGTCACCTGGGTCTTCCAGAAGGTGTTCGGTTACGATGACGCGCGCGCCAGCAAGCTGATGATGGAGGTTCACGTTGCCGGGCGCTCCATTGTCTGGACCGGCACCCGGGAGAAGGCCGAGTTCTACGTCGCCGAGCTCCAGGCCCACCAGCTCACCACCTCGCTGGAGAAACCGCAATGA
- the sppA gene encoding signal peptide peptidase SppA encodes MRVLPLLAASFLTATAAEEKKPIVAIYDLNDPVTESGTPEPSLFGGLNMDASRPLTTFDISRSLEKAATDPNVKAVVLDVAGSGLGLDQIQELRRRLLAIRAAGKDVWIYSEQLGNGTAILGSAANHFALMPEADCEFSGIHAESMYFKGLLDKLGVQADVIHIGDFKSFGENYYRTGPSDPAKQQEEKLIDSIYNAIVRDVATGRKIPEAKVKELIDRGTLTAEEAKKEGLADDLLYRTTFNAKVRETYGAEAEYETGYQLPDRDGPEITGMMDIVKLMFNDGKKTKARKDYVAVVALDGDISDDSIAPVREEILKLRKDDKAKALVLRVNSPGGSALASEVLWEATHQWKSTGRPFVVSMGGVAASGGYYVSSGADRIFAETGTITGSIGVVGMKFVLGGAMDKLGITSHVTQRGKNAGAMSMTHAFTKEEGELIRQSMTRVYGTFKQRVTDGRKDRLKGDLEPLAGGRVYSGEKALEIGLVDEIGGLVEAIGYAAKQAKLDNPEAKLVPEPKSAFEGLFANKHDKKDKDEDELIRATATPKPSAQLRQTLIQSGLLGSLPAPAREGVDRLMSRMDAFQHTEVLLLGPDLKVAP; translated from the coding sequence ATGCGTGTCCTGCCTTTGCTCGCCGCCAGTTTCCTGACCGCCACCGCGGCCGAGGAGAAGAAGCCGATCGTCGCGATCTACGACCTGAACGATCCGGTCACCGAATCCGGAACGCCGGAGCCATCCCTTTTCGGCGGACTGAACATGGACGCCAGCCGCCCGCTGACGACCTTCGACATCAGCCGCAGCCTGGAGAAAGCCGCCACCGACCCGAATGTGAAGGCGGTGGTGCTGGATGTGGCCGGCTCCGGGCTGGGTCTCGACCAGATCCAGGAACTCCGCCGCCGCCTGCTGGCGATCCGCGCCGCGGGCAAGGACGTGTGGATCTACAGCGAACAGCTCGGCAACGGCACCGCCATCCTCGGCAGCGCGGCCAACCACTTCGCGCTGATGCCGGAGGCGGACTGCGAGTTCAGCGGCATCCACGCGGAGTCGATGTATTTCAAGGGCCTGCTCGACAAGCTGGGCGTCCAGGCGGACGTGATCCACATCGGCGACTTCAAGAGCTTCGGCGAGAACTACTACCGCACCGGCCCGAGCGACCCGGCCAAGCAGCAGGAGGAAAAGCTGATCGACTCGATCTACAACGCCATCGTCCGGGACGTGGCCACCGGCCGCAAGATCCCCGAGGCCAAGGTGAAGGAACTCATCGACCGAGGCACCCTCACCGCCGAGGAGGCGAAGAAGGAAGGCCTCGCCGATGACCTGCTCTACCGCACCACCTTCAATGCCAAGGTCCGCGAAACCTACGGCGCGGAGGCCGAGTATGAAACCGGCTACCAGCTCCCGGACCGCGATGGGCCGGAGATCACCGGCATGATGGACATCGTGAAACTGATGTTCAACGACGGCAAGAAGACCAAGGCCCGCAAGGACTACGTGGCGGTGGTGGCGCTCGATGGCGACATTTCCGACGACTCCATCGCCCCGGTGCGCGAGGAGATCCTGAAGCTGCGCAAGGACGACAAGGCGAAGGCGCTGGTGCTGCGGGTGAATTCCCCCGGCGGCTCGGCGCTGGCCAGCGAAGTGCTGTGGGAGGCCACCCACCAGTGGAAGTCCACCGGTCGGCCGTTCGTGGTCTCGATGGGCGGGGTGGCGGCCAGCGGCGGCTACTACGTGTCCAGCGGCGCGGACCGGATCTTCGCGGAAACCGGCACCATCACCGGCTCGATCGGCGTGGTCGGCATGAAATTCGTGCTCGGCGGGGCGATGGACAAGCTGGGCATCACCAGCCACGTCACCCAGCGCGGCAAGAACGCCGGGGCGATGAGCATGACCCATGCCTTCACCAAGGAGGAGGGCGAGCTGATCCGCCAGTCGATGACCCGCGTTTACGGCACCTTCAAGCAGCGCGTGACGGACGGTCGCAAGGACCGGCTCAAGGGCGACCTCGAACCGCTGGCCGGCGGCCGCGTTTACAGCGGCGAAAAGGCGCTGGAGATCGGACTGGTCGATGAGATAGGTGGCCTGGTGGAAGCGATCGGTTACGCCGCGAAGCAGGCGAAGCTCGACAACCCGGAGGCCAAGCTGGTGCCGGAACCGAAGAGCGCCTTCGAGGGGCTTTTCGCCAACAAGCACGACAAGAAGGACAAGGATGAGGACGAACTGATCCGCGCCACGGCCACTCCCAAGCCCTCCGCCCAGCTCCGCCAGACCCTGATCCAGAGCGGCCTGCTCGGATCGCTGCCAGCCCCGGCCCGCGAGGGCGTGGACCGCCTGATGTCCCGCATGGACGCCTTCCAGCACACCGAGGTCCTGCTGCTGGGCCCGGATCTGAAAGTCGCGCCGTGA
- a CDS encoding DUF2017 family protein, producing MRVAPTLKGGLRIDAEISQDWDVLRCILADAKPGGLARRLTASAGPDAEDWEELMMPDLLDVFEGQLGVVRDTIRAAAEASSGGPGEIFIEKDDAEAWFGALNQARLALHARHDFSDDDPDVIGMSEQRRSAFFRYQFYMVIQDLLLKRVL from the coding sequence ATGAGAGTGGCCCCCACGCTGAAGGGCGGTCTGCGGATCGATGCCGAGATTTCCCAGGACTGGGACGTCCTGCGATGCATCCTCGCGGACGCGAAGCCCGGTGGCCTCGCCCGTCGGCTCACCGCCTCGGCCGGTCCGGATGCCGAGGACTGGGAGGAGCTGATGATGCCGGACTTGCTCGATGTGTTCGAAGGCCAGCTCGGCGTCGTCCGTGACACCATCCGCGCCGCCGCCGAGGCCTCCTCCGGAGGACCCGGCGAGATTTTCATCGAAAAGGACGACGCGGAAGCGTGGTTCGGTGCCCTCAACCAGGCCCGCCTCGCCCTCCACGCGCGGCACGATTTCTCCGACGACGATCCGGACGTGATCGGCATGTCCGAGCAACGCCGCTCCGCGTTCTTCCGTTACCAGTTCTACATGGTCATCCAGGACCTGCTGCTGAAGCGGGTGCTGTGA